In Stenotrophomonas sp. ASS1, the following proteins share a genomic window:
- the phaZ gene encoding polyhydroxyalkanoate depolymerase produces the protein MLYQLHELTRNLLAPWVHQAQANARFFANQGHWWSQMPGADRLAAVNELFHRIGKDYEKPEWGINEIDVDGERVPIVVHEEVSKPFCKLLRFKRHSNEADQLHTMLNQPFVLVVAPLSGHHATLLRDTVRTLLRDHRVYVTDWVDARMVPASEGEFGLDDYIAYIQEFIRHLGVERLHVVSVCQPTVPVLAAVSLMASRGEPTPRTLVMMGGPIDARCSPTAVNNLATQNPLSWFENNVIHTVPASYPGAGRRVYPGFLQHAGFLSMNPSRHFSSHWDFYTDLVKGDLEDADAHRRFYDEYNAVLDMPAKYYLDTIRVVFQDFLLPRGEWVVNGEKVDPSAIRDTALLSIEGELDDIAGLGQTEAAQALCTGIGADRREHFIVEGAGHYGIFSGRRWREVVYPKVRDFFAAHAEAPAAKVTKKKSNVTPLRRKAG, from the coding sequence ATGCTCTATCAACTGCACGAACTGACCCGCAACCTGCTCGCCCCCTGGGTGCACCAGGCCCAGGCCAACGCCAGGTTCTTCGCCAACCAGGGCCACTGGTGGTCGCAGATGCCCGGCGCTGATCGCCTGGCGGCGGTCAATGAACTCTTCCATCGCATCGGCAAGGATTACGAGAAGCCCGAGTGGGGCATCAACGAAATCGACGTCGATGGCGAGCGCGTGCCGATCGTCGTGCACGAGGAAGTGAGCAAGCCGTTCTGCAAGCTGCTGCGCTTCAAGCGCCACAGCAATGAAGCCGACCAGCTGCACACCATGCTCAACCAGCCGTTCGTGCTGGTGGTGGCGCCGCTGTCCGGCCACCACGCCACGCTGCTGCGCGACACCGTGCGCACGCTGCTGCGCGACCACCGCGTGTATGTGACCGACTGGGTCGACGCGCGCATGGTGCCGGCCAGCGAAGGCGAGTTCGGCCTGGACGACTACATCGCCTACATCCAGGAGTTCATCCGCCACCTCGGCGTGGAGCGCCTGCACGTGGTGAGTGTGTGCCAGCCGACCGTACCGGTGCTGGCTGCGGTTTCGCTGATGGCCAGCCGTGGCGAGCCGACGCCGCGCACGCTGGTGATGATGGGTGGCCCGATCGATGCACGCTGCAGCCCGACCGCAGTGAACAACCTGGCCACGCAGAACCCGCTGTCGTGGTTCGAGAACAACGTCATCCACACCGTGCCGGCCAGCTATCCCGGCGCCGGCCGCCGCGTGTACCCGGGCTTCCTGCAGCACGCCGGTTTCCTGTCGATGAACCCGAGCCGCCACTTCAGCTCGCACTGGGACTTCTACACCGACCTGGTCAAGGGCGACCTGGAAGACGCCGACGCGCACCGTCGTTTCTACGACGAGTACAACGCGGTGCTGGACATGCCGGCCAAGTACTACCTCGATACCATCCGCGTGGTGTTCCAGGACTTCCTGCTGCCGCGTGGCGAGTGGGTGGTCAACGGCGAGAAGGTCGATCCGTCGGCGATCCGCGATACCGCGCTGTTGAGCATCGAAGGCGAGTTGGACGACATCGCCGGCCTCGGCCAGACCGAAGCGGCGCAGGCGCTGTGCACTGGCATCGGCGCGGACCGTCGCGAGCATTTCATCGTTGAAGGCGCCGGCCACTACGGCATCTTCAGCGGCCGTCGCTGGCGCGAAGTGGTGTACCCGAAGGTGCGCGATTTCTTCGCCGCGCATGCCGAAGCACCGGCGGCGAAGGTCACGAAGAAGAAGAGCAACGTCACCCCGTTGCGGCGAAAGGCGGGGTAA
- a CDS encoding peptidylprolyl isomerase yields the protein MPHRRRLALTALALSCLLPVLAGAATPYRSPQQILDASAASDWRTPDPANLLYMDLPAGRVIIELAPQFAPRHVANIQTFAREHFWDGTSIYRSQDNFVVQFGDADADDAAKAKPFGSAARKLPAEFERASAGLKVSVLPDRDGWAAQTGFVDGFPVGQDPQAGKAWLAHCYGMLGAGRSNEEDSSIGAELYVVTGQSPRQLDRNITLVGRVLKGMELLSATPRGPAPMGFYADPKLRTPIVSIRRASDVPVAERTSIQVLRTDSKTFADTVEARRNRVDDFYKRPAGHIDLCSIPVPVK from the coding sequence ATGCCGCACCGCCGTCGCCTTGCCCTGACCGCCCTCGCCCTGTCCTGCCTGCTGCCCGTCCTGGCCGGCGCGGCCACGCCCTACCGCAGTCCGCAGCAGATTCTTGATGCTTCGGCGGCCAGCGACTGGCGCACCCCGGACCCGGCCAACCTGCTGTACATGGACCTGCCGGCCGGGCGGGTGATCATCGAGCTGGCGCCGCAGTTCGCCCCGCGCCATGTCGCCAACATCCAGACCTTCGCCCGCGAGCACTTCTGGGACGGCACCAGCATCTACCGCTCGCAGGACAACTTCGTGGTGCAGTTCGGCGATGCCGATGCCGATGACGCGGCCAAGGCCAAGCCGTTCGGCAGCGCCGCGCGCAAGCTGCCGGCCGAATTCGAACGCGCCAGCGCCGGCCTGAAGGTCAGCGTGCTGCCGGATCGCGATGGCTGGGCCGCGCAGACCGGTTTCGTCGACGGCTTCCCGGTCGGCCAGGACCCGCAGGCCGGCAAGGCCTGGCTGGCGCACTGCTACGGCATGCTCGGCGCTGGCCGCAGCAACGAGGAAGACAGCAGCATCGGTGCCGAACTGTACGTGGTGACCGGCCAGTCGCCGCGCCAGCTGGACCGCAACATCACCCTGGTCGGCCGCGTGCTGAAGGGCATGGAGCTGCTCAGCGCGACCCCGCGCGGCCCGGCGCCGATGGGTTTCTATGCCGACCCGAAGCTGCGCACGCCGATCGTGTCTATCCGCCGTGCCAGCGATGTGCCGGTGGCCGAGCGCACGTCGATCCAGGTGCTGCGTACCGACTCGAAGACGTTTGCCGATACTGTCGAAGCGCGTCGCAATCGCGTGGATGATTTCTACAAGCGCCCGGCGGGGCATATCGATCTCTGCAGTATTCCGGTGCCGGTGAAGTAA
- a CDS encoding class I SAM-dependent methyltransferase, which translates to MDKTYDAAYFQRWYRRADIGGSARLARKVALAVASAEYYLERPIRSVLDIGCGEGAWRAPLLKLRPKVEYLGFDSSEYAVRRYGRTRNLHLARFGDFAWLRPCAPVDLLICSDVMHYVPDRELRAGLAGVAELTGGVAFLETFAAEDAFEGDHEGFQARPARWYRRTLARHGLQPVGSHCWLGPALAGDTAALERM; encoded by the coding sequence ATGGACAAGACCTACGACGCCGCCTACTTCCAACGCTGGTACCGACGTGCCGACATCGGTGGCAGCGCCCGCCTGGCACGCAAGGTGGCATTGGCTGTGGCCAGCGCCGAGTACTACCTGGAGCGACCGATCCGCAGCGTACTGGATATCGGCTGCGGCGAAGGCGCCTGGCGTGCGCCCCTGCTGAAGCTGCGTCCGAAGGTCGAATACCTCGGCTTCGACAGCAGCGAGTACGCTGTGCGCCGCTACGGCCGCACCCGCAACCTGCACCTGGCCCGCTTCGGTGATTTCGCCTGGCTGCGGCCCTGCGCCCCGGTCGACCTGCTGATCTGCTCGGACGTGATGCACTACGTGCCCGACCGTGAGCTGCGTGCCGGACTGGCCGGCGTGGCGGAGCTGACCGGCGGCGTGGCCTTCCTGGAGACCTTCGCCGCCGAGGACGCGTTCGAGGGCGACCACGAGGGTTTCCAGGCCCGCCCGGCGCGCTGGTACCGGCGGACGCTGGCCCGGCACGGTCTGCAGCCGGTAGGGTCGCATTGCTGGCTCGGCCCCGCTCTGGCAGGCGATACGGCCGCGCTGGAGCGGATGTGA
- the lpxA gene encoding acyl-ACP--UDP-N-acetylglucosamine O-acyltransferase, with translation MTDNAPRIHPTAVIDPAARLADDVQVGAFTLIGADVEIGAGTVIGPHCSIHGPTKIGRDNRFIGHAAVGGEPQDKKYAGERTELVIGDRNVFREFVTLNRGTGGGGGITTIGDDNWMLAYTHVAHDCHVGNFCVFSNNTTLAGHVTVGDYVIISGFAGAHQFCRIGAHAFLGMGALTNGDVPPFTMVGTDSLGRPRGINSEGLKRRGFDAERISAIKRAYRTLYVAGLPLAEAKVQLTEQARDSDDVKAMLDFIEHAERPLLR, from the coding sequence ATGACTGACAACGCACCGCGGATCCACCCGACCGCCGTCATCGACCCGGCCGCGCGCCTGGCCGATGACGTCCAGGTGGGCGCGTTCACCCTGATCGGGGCCGATGTGGAAATCGGTGCCGGCACGGTGATCGGCCCCCACTGCAGCATCCACGGCCCGACGAAGATCGGCCGCGACAACCGCTTCATCGGCCACGCAGCCGTCGGTGGCGAACCGCAGGACAAGAAGTATGCAGGGGAGCGCACCGAGCTGGTGATCGGCGACCGCAATGTGTTCCGCGAGTTCGTCACGCTGAACCGTGGCACCGGCGGCGGCGGCGGCATCACCACCATCGGCGACGACAACTGGATGCTGGCCTACACGCACGTGGCGCATGACTGCCATGTCGGCAACTTCTGCGTGTTCTCCAACAACACCACCCTGGCCGGCCACGTGACCGTGGGTGACTACGTGATCATCAGCGGCTTCGCCGGGGCCCACCAGTTCTGCCGGATCGGCGCGCATGCCTTCCTCGGCATGGGCGCGCTGACCAATGGCGATGTTCCGCCGTTCACCATGGTCGGCACCGATTCGTTGGGCCGCCCGCGCGGTATCAACAGCGAAGGCCTGAAGCGCCGCGGCTTCGACGCCGAGCGCATTTCCGCCATCAAGCGTGCCTACCGCACGCTGTACGTGGCGGGCCTGCCACTGGCCGAAGCCAAGGTGCAGCTGACCGAACAGGCGCGCGACAGCGATGACGTGAAGGCCATGCTGGACTTCATCGAGCACGCCGAGAGGCCCTTGCTGCGATGA
- a CDS encoding acetyl-CoA carboxylase carboxyltransferase subunit alpha encodes MNPNYLDFEQPIADLEAKIQELRNASAGPAVNVEAEVHALQDKLRMRTAQIFRNLTSWQVLQLARHPSRPYTADYLRVMFDEFQELAGDRAFADDKAIMGGLARINGRAVMVIGHQKGRDTKEKIKRNFGMPKPEGYRKALRLMKMAERFGLPVLTLIDTAGAWPGIDAESRGQSEAIARNLIEMAELKVPIICTVIGEGGSGGALALGVGDRTVMLEYSVYSTITPEGCASILWKDAGKAKDAAEQLGLTAPRLKSLGLVDKVVREPTGGAHRNPTQMAKRLKAVLLNELDALDKLSTEQLLEQRYARLRSYGTYEAA; translated from the coding sequence ATGAATCCGAACTACCTCGACTTCGAGCAACCCATCGCCGACCTGGAAGCCAAGATCCAGGAACTGCGCAACGCCAGTGCCGGGCCGGCGGTCAATGTCGAGGCGGAAGTGCACGCGCTGCAGGACAAGCTGCGCATGCGCACCGCGCAGATCTTCCGCAACCTGACCTCGTGGCAGGTGCTGCAGCTGGCCCGTCATCCGTCGCGCCCGTACACCGCAGACTACCTCCGCGTCATGTTCGATGAGTTCCAGGAGCTGGCCGGCGACCGTGCCTTCGCCGACGACAAGGCCATCATGGGTGGCCTGGCACGCATCAATGGCCGTGCAGTGATGGTGATCGGCCACCAGAAGGGCCGTGACACCAAGGAAAAGATCAAGCGCAACTTCGGCATGCCCAAGCCGGAGGGCTACCGCAAGGCCCTGCGCCTGATGAAGATGGCCGAGCGCTTCGGCCTGCCGGTGCTGACCCTGATCGACACCGCCGGCGCCTGGCCGGGCATCGATGCCGAATCGCGTGGCCAGTCCGAAGCGATCGCACGCAACCTGATCGAGATGGCCGAACTGAAGGTGCCGATCATCTGCACCGTGATCGGTGAAGGTGGCTCCGGCGGCGCGCTGGCGCTGGGCGTGGGCGACCGCACCGTGATGCTGGAGTACTCGGTGTACTCGACCATCACCCCGGAAGGCTGCGCCTCGATCCTGTGGAAGGATGCCGGCAAGGCCAAGGATGCCGCCGAACAGCTGGGCCTGACCGCCCCGCGCCTGAAGAGCCTGGGCCTGGTCGACAAGGTCGTGCGCGAGCCGACCGGTGGCGCCCACCGCAACCCGACGCAGATGGCCAAGCGCCTGAAGGCGGTGCTGCTGAACGAACTGGACGCGCTGGACAAGCTGTCCACCGAGCAGCTGCTGGAACAGCGCTACGCCCGCCTGCGCAGCTACGGCACGTACGAAGCGGCCTGA
- a CDS encoding PadR family transcriptional regulator — protein MSEDDVQLKKFQKELSAGTVSLALLAVLARAGEPLYGYLIAKELERVGEGVLSGKQSALYPVLRNLEGAGLLESHVEPSSSGPPRRYYRINERGREVLAQWRQAWQATRDSVDSVLEGVPQ, from the coding sequence ATGTCCGAGGACGATGTCCAGCTGAAGAAGTTCCAGAAGGAACTCAGCGCTGGAACGGTGTCGCTGGCCCTGCTGGCGGTGCTGGCCCGGGCTGGGGAGCCGCTGTACGGCTACCTGATCGCCAAGGAGCTGGAGCGGGTGGGCGAGGGCGTGCTGAGCGGCAAGCAGAGCGCGCTGTACCCGGTGCTGCGCAATCTGGAGGGCGCCGGCCTGCTTGAAAGCCATGTGGAGCCGTCCAGCAGCGGGCCGCCGCGGCGCTACTACCGCATCAATGAACGTGGCCGCGAGGTGCTGGCGCAATGGCGCCAAGCCTGGCAGGCCACACGCGATTCCGTCGATTCCGTGTTGGAGGGGGTACCGCAATGA
- a CDS encoding sensor domain-containing protein: MNDPSLAGRALPTTIPQYLAQLRAALEGADPAMVQDALYDAEEYLRSELAAQPGRSEAEVIADVAGSYGAPDEVAEIYRETEVTVNRALRTPRADTAPVLRAAAEASGVEPAAPPPVPVPRSLLARFFGVVADPHTYGALFYMLLSLATGIFFFTWVVTGLSLSLGLLILIIGIPLTVLFFGSVRGLALLEGRLVEALLGERMPRRPRYTDRSRTWLQRIGDMFTDGRTWLTLLYFVLMLPLGVIYFTIAVTLLSLSLSLIWAPVAAIFSGDIPGVYINDVNVLPMAASPLVAIAVAAAGALLLLLTMHLARGIGKLHGLIAKNLLVRL; this comes from the coding sequence ATGAACGACCCGAGCCTGGCAGGCCGAGCCCTGCCCACGACCATCCCGCAGTACCTGGCGCAGCTGCGCGCGGCATTGGAAGGCGCCGACCCGGCGATGGTGCAGGACGCGCTGTACGACGCCGAGGAATACCTGCGCTCGGAGCTGGCGGCGCAGCCCGGCCGCAGCGAGGCCGAGGTGATCGCCGACGTTGCCGGCAGCTACGGTGCGCCGGACGAGGTAGCCGAAATCTACCGCGAGACCGAAGTGACGGTGAATCGCGCGCTGCGTACACCGCGTGCGGATACCGCGCCGGTGCTGCGTGCGGCGGCGGAAGCCAGTGGCGTCGAGCCGGCCGCACCCCCGCCGGTACCGGTGCCGCGTTCGCTGCTGGCGCGCTTCTTCGGCGTGGTGGCCGATCCGCACACTTACGGTGCGCTGTTCTACATGCTGCTGTCACTGGCCACCGGCATCTTCTTCTTCACCTGGGTGGTGACCGGCCTGTCGCTGTCGCTGGGCCTGCTGATCCTGATCATCGGCATCCCGCTGACCGTGCTGTTCTTCGGTTCGGTGCGCGGGCTGGCGCTGCTGGAAGGGCGGCTGGTGGAAGCGCTGCTGGGCGAACGCATGCCACGTCGTCCGCGTTACACCGACCGCAGCCGCACGTGGCTGCAGCGCATCGGCGACATGTTCACCGATGGCCGCACCTGGCTGACGCTGCTGTACTTCGTGCTGATGCTGCCGCTGGGCGTGATCTACTTCACCATCGCGGTGACGCTGCTGTCGCTGTCGCTGAGCCTGATCTGGGCGCCGGTCGCGGCGATCTTCAGTGGCGACATCCCCGGCGTGTACATCAACGACGTGAACGTACTGCCGATGGCGGCCTCGCCGCTGGTGGCGATCGCGGTTGCCGCGGCGGGGGCGCTGCTGCTGCTGCTGACGATGCATCTGGCACGCGGCATCGGCAAGCTGCATGGGCTGATCGCCAAGAACCTGCTCGTGCGGCTGTAA
- a CDS encoding CopD family protein, with protein sequence MQSYYWVKTFHIVFVVAWMATVFYLPRILVNLAETAGQPAVTERLQLMGLRLYRFGHSMFGLAFLLGLVLWLGYKVIPDFPTMVASGGAGWLHAKLGLVVLLLVYFSWIGRLLKGVAKGRALPSSRALRWINEIPLLAFIPIVWLVLAKPF encoded by the coding sequence ATGCAGAGCTATTACTGGGTCAAGACCTTCCACATCGTGTTCGTGGTGGCGTGGATGGCGACGGTGTTCTATCTGCCGCGCATCCTGGTGAACCTGGCCGAGACCGCTGGCCAGCCGGCGGTGACCGAGCGCCTGCAGCTGATGGGCCTGCGCCTGTACCGTTTCGGCCACTCGATGTTCGGCCTGGCGTTCCTGCTGGGCCTGGTGCTGTGGCTGGGCTACAAGGTCATTCCGGATTTCCCGACGATGGTTGCCTCGGGCGGCGCCGGTTGGCTGCATGCCAAGCTGGGGCTGGTGGTGCTACTGCTGGTGTACTTCAGCTGGATCGGGCGCCTGCTCAAGGGCGTGGCCAAGGGCAGGGCGCTGCCGTCGTCGCGCGCGCTGCGCTGGATCAACGAGATCCCGTTGCTGGCCTTCATTCCGATCGTGTGGCTGGTGCTGGCCAAGCCATTCTGA
- the dnaE gene encoding DNA polymerase III subunit alpha has product MSNSRFVHLHVHTEFSLADSTIRVPAKPDQADPKKAKQANLLSRSVELGLPALAVTDLNNLFALVKFYKAAEGVGIKPIAGADVLIAEEGQDPWRMTLLCRDREGYLSLSRLLTRAWMEGHRPEGGVAIHPDWLKAGNANLFALAGRQSLAGRLALDGKHELAEQQLADWQRVFGDGLHLELTRTGREGEETFNQFALMAAGQRGLPVVASNDVRFLSPTDFSAHEARVCISTGRVLDDPKRPREYSDQQYLKSAEEMCALFADIPDAIDNTLALAERCNIEMRLGTYFLPNYPVPDDETLDTWIQKMSRDGLEERLEKNPLAPGKTREEYFERLEFELNTIIKMGFPGYFLIVADFIQWGKNQGIPIGPGRGSGAGSLVAWALKITDLDPLPYNLLFERFLNPERVSMPDFDIDFCMDRRDEVIDYVARKYGRERVSQIITYGTMAAKAVVRDSGRVLGFPYGLVDGVSKLIPNILGIHLKDALGKGKEGPSSEMASAELIQRYETEDDVRDLIDLALQLEDLTRNAGKHAGGVVIGPEPLSEFCPLYAEHDENGLGKNPVTQFDKNDVEEVGLVKFDFLGLRTLTIIDWAVKAINKRHERAGIPPVDIAAIPLDDTPTYKDIFANGNTGAVFQFESSGMRRLLKDARPDRFEDLIALVSLYRPGPMDLIPSFNARKHGQEEIIYPDPRTEAILKDTYGIMVYQEQVMQMAQIVGGYSLGGADLLRRAMGKKVPAEMAKHREIFREGAAKDGVDEAKADAIFDLMEKFAGYGFNKSHAAAYALVSYQTAWLKRHYPAEFMAATLSSDLDNTEKVVGFLDEVRNLGLTVLPPKVNHSAFMFEAVTPDTIQYGLGAIKGVGQGACEAVVDERLKGGDYKDLLDFCTRVGSAKLNRRTLEAMINCGALDELGHNRASLMLQLPEVIKATDQMARERASGQNSLFGGPDPSATTIQLDLPEAEEWPLLQRLNGERDTLGFYLSGHPFDPWRDDVRDLVGNDLGSVEKIWSANSGGGGGGGEKRWRPEVQTVLAGQVVGVRRKGESQIFIQLEDGRGRVECSAFSDAMAEFGHLMTKDRILVVKGGLREDEFNGGFALRIRQCWDFDEVCANYATRLSLRLDLRQQRPVWERIDALLDRHRPGRTPLRLDLLLKGPHGGVAGMLDVSGQSAVRIDSKLMEALRADPAVRTLKVRYSPPWAS; this is encoded by the coding sequence ATGTCCAACTCCCGCTTCGTACATCTCCACGTCCACACCGAGTTCTCGCTGGCGGACTCGACCATCCGCGTGCCGGCCAAGCCCGACCAGGCGGACCCGAAGAAGGCCAAGCAGGCCAACCTGCTGTCGCGCTCGGTCGAGCTCGGCCTGCCCGCGCTGGCGGTGACCGACCTCAACAACCTGTTCGCCCTGGTCAAGTTCTACAAGGCCGCCGAAGGCGTGGGCATCAAGCCGATCGCCGGCGCCGATGTACTGATCGCCGAGGAAGGCCAGGACCCGTGGCGGATGACCCTGCTGTGCCGCGACCGTGAGGGCTACCTGAGCCTGTCGCGGCTGCTGACCCGCGCCTGGATGGAAGGCCATCGCCCGGAAGGCGGCGTGGCAATCCACCCGGACTGGCTGAAGGCCGGCAACGCCAACCTGTTCGCACTCGCTGGCCGGCAGAGCCTGGCCGGGCGCCTGGCGTTGGACGGCAAGCATGAACTGGCCGAGCAGCAGCTGGCCGACTGGCAACGCGTGTTCGGCGACGGTCTGCACCTGGAGCTGACCCGCACCGGCCGCGAGGGCGAAGAAACCTTCAACCAGTTCGCGCTGATGGCCGCCGGCCAGCGTGGCCTGCCGGTGGTGGCCAGCAACGACGTGCGCTTCCTGTCGCCGACGGATTTCAGCGCGCACGAAGCGCGCGTGTGCATTTCCACCGGCCGCGTGCTGGACGACCCCAAGCGCCCGCGCGAATACAGCGACCAGCAGTACCTGAAGTCGGCCGAGGAGATGTGCGCGCTGTTCGCCGACATCCCCGATGCGATCGACAACACGCTGGCGCTGGCCGAGCGCTGCAACATCGAGATGCGGCTGGGCACCTACTTCCTGCCCAACTACCCGGTGCCGGACGACGAGACCCTGGACACCTGGATCCAGAAGATGTCGCGCGATGGCCTGGAAGAGCGCCTGGAGAAGAATCCACTGGCGCCGGGCAAGACCCGCGAAGAGTATTTCGAGCGCCTGGAGTTCGAGCTCAACACCATCATCAAGATGGGCTTCCCGGGCTACTTCCTGATCGTGGCCGACTTCATCCAGTGGGGCAAGAACCAGGGCATTCCGATCGGCCCGGGCCGTGGTTCGGGTGCCGGTTCGCTGGTGGCGTGGGCGCTGAAGATCACCGATCTGGACCCGCTGCCGTACAACCTGCTGTTCGAGCGATTCCTCAATCCGGAACGCGTGTCGATGCCCGACTTCGACATCGACTTCTGCATGGATCGCCGCGACGAGGTGATCGACTACGTCGCACGCAAGTACGGGCGCGAGCGCGTCAGCCAGATCATCACCTACGGCACCATGGCCGCCAAGGCGGTGGTGCGCGACTCCGGCCGCGTGCTCGGTTTCCCGTACGGCCTGGTCGACGGTGTCTCCAAGCTGATCCCGAACATCCTCGGCATCCACCTGAAGGATGCGCTGGGCAAGGGCAAGGAAGGCCCGAGCTCGGAAATGGCGTCGGCCGAACTGATCCAGCGCTACGAGACCGAGGACGATGTCCGCGACCTGATCGATCTGGCGCTGCAGCTGGAAGACCTGACCCGCAACGCCGGCAAGCATGCCGGTGGCGTGGTGATCGGGCCGGAGCCGCTGAGCGAGTTCTGCCCGCTGTACGCCGAACACGACGAGAACGGCCTCGGCAAGAACCCGGTCACCCAGTTCGACAAGAACGACGTGGAAGAAGTGGGCCTGGTGAAGTTCGACTTCCTCGGCCTGCGCACGCTGACCATCATCGACTGGGCGGTGAAGGCGATCAACAAGCGCCATGAGCGCGCCGGCATTCCGCCGGTGGACATCGCCGCGATCCCGCTGGACGACACGCCCACCTACAAGGACATCTTTGCCAACGGCAATACCGGCGCGGTGTTCCAGTTCGAATCCTCGGGCATGCGCCGCCTGCTGAAGGACGCGCGCCCCGACCGTTTCGAAGACCTGATCGCGCTGGTGTCGCTGTACCGCCCCGGCCCGATGGACCTGATTCCTTCGTTCAACGCGCGTAAGCACGGCCAGGAAGAAATCATCTATCCCGATCCGCGCACCGAAGCGATCCTGAAGGACACCTACGGCATCATGGTGTACCAGGAGCAGGTGATGCAGATGGCGCAGATCGTCGGCGGCTACTCGCTGGGCGGCGCCGACCTGCTGCGCCGCGCGATGGGCAAGAAGGTGCCGGCCGAAATGGCCAAGCACCGCGAGATCTTCCGCGAAGGTGCGGCCAAGGACGGTGTGGACGAAGCCAAGGCCGATGCGATCTTCGACCTGATGGAGAAGTTCGCCGGTTACGGCTTCAACAAGTCGCACGCCGCTGCCTATGCACTGGTCAGCTACCAGACCGCGTGGCTGAAGCGCCACTACCCGGCCGAGTTCATGGCGGCCACGCTGTCCTCGGACCTGGACAACACCGAGAAGGTGGTCGGCTTCCTGGACGAAGTGCGCAACCTCGGCCTGACCGTGCTGCCGCCGAAGGTGAACCACTCCGCCTTCATGTTCGAAGCCGTCACCCCGGACACCATCCAGTACGGTCTGGGCGCGATCAAGGGCGTCGGCCAGGGTGCCTGCGAAGCGGTGGTGGACGAGCGCCTGAAGGGTGGCGACTACAAGGACCTGCTCGACTTCTGCACCCGCGTCGGATCGGCCAAGCTCAACCGGCGCACGCTGGAAGCGATGATCAACTGCGGCGCACTGGATGAGCTCGGGCATAACCGCGCCTCGCTGATGCTGCAGCTGCCGGAAGTGATCAAGGCCACCGACCAGATGGCGCGCGAACGTGCGTCCGGGCAGAACTCGCTGTTCGGCGGCCCCGACCCGAGCGCGACCACGATCCAGCTGGATCTGCCTGAAGCCGAGGAATGGCCGCTGCTGCAGCGCCTGAACGGCGAGCGCGACACGCTGGGCTTCTACCTCAGCGGCCACCCGTTCGATCCCTGGCGCGACGATGTGCGCGACCTGGTCGGCAACGACCTGGGCTCGGTGGAGAAGATCTGGAGCGCCAACAGTGGCGGCGGCGGCGGCGGCGGCGAGAAGCGCTGGCGCCCGGAAGTACAGACCGTGCTGGCCGGCCAGGTGGTCGGCGTGCGCCGCAAGGGCGAGAGCCAGATCTTCATCCAGCTCGAGGATGGCCGCGGCCGCGTCGAGTGCAGCGCATTCTCCGACGCGATGGCCGAGTTCGGCCACCTGATGACCAAGGACCGCATCCTGGTGGTCAAAGGTGGCCTGCGCGAGGACGAGTTCAACGGCGGCTTCGCGCTGCGCATCCGCCAGTGCTGGGACTTCGACGAAGTCTGCGCCAACTACGCCACCCGGCTCTCGCTGCGCCTGGACCTGCGCCAGCAGCGCCCGGTCTGGGAGCGCATCGACGCCCTGCTCGACCGCCATCGCCCCGGCCGCACGCCGCTGCGCCTGGACCTGCTGCTGAAGGGGCCGCACGGCGGCGTCGCCGGCATGCTCGATGTGTCCGGGCAGAGCGCGGTACGCATCGATTCCAAGCTGATGGAGGCGCTGCGCGCCGACCCGGCCGTGCGCACCCTGAAGGTGCGCTACAGCCCGCCGTGGGCCAGCTGA
- a CDS encoding ribonuclease HII: protein MSRRHAAAASLTLFDGAAVVEPERLVAGVDEAGRGPLAGPVAVAAVVFDPARPRINGLDDSKQLTAARREQLHDRIIERALAWHVVLVDVDTIDRLNIYQATLQGMRDVVAAVAHVAGFARIDGNVVPKGLVLPAQALVGGDGIDRAIMAASILAKVSRDRYMQEVHARHPQYGFEQHKGYGTPAHLAALREHGPCVEHRRSFAPVRECLETAPAPAITAIA, encoded by the coding sequence ATGAGCCGCCGCCATGCCGCAGCGGCCAGCCTGACCCTGTTCGATGGCGCGGCGGTGGTCGAGCCGGAGCGCCTGGTCGCCGGCGTCGACGAAGCCGGTCGTGGCCCGCTGGCCGGGCCGGTCGCGGTGGCGGCCGTGGTGTTCGACCCGGCACGGCCGCGCATCAACGGCCTGGACGATTCCAAGCAGCTGACCGCGGCGCGCCGCGAGCAGCTGCATGACCGCATCATCGAGCGCGCCCTGGCCTGGCATGTGGTGCTGGTGGACGTGGACACCATCGACCGTCTGAACATCTACCAGGCCACCCTGCAGGGCATGCGCGACGTGGTCGCAGCGGTCGCCCACGTGGCCGGCTTCGCGCGCATCGATGGCAACGTGGTGCCCAAGGGGCTGGTACTGCCGGCGCAGGCGCTGGTCGGCGGCGATGGCATCGACCGCGCGATCATGGCCGCCTCGATCCTGGCCAAGGTCTCGCGCGACCGCTACATGCAGGAGGTGCATGCCCGCCATCCGCAGTACGGCTTCGAGCAGCACAAGGGCTACGGCACCCCGGCCCACCTGGCCGCCCTGCGCGAGCACGGCCCCTGCGTGGAGCACCGGCGCAGCTTCGCCCCGGTGCGCGAGTGCCTGGAAACAGCGCCAGCCCCCGCGATCACAGCCATCGCTTGA